A part of Setaria viridis chromosome 8, Setaria_viridis_v4.0, whole genome shotgun sequence genomic DNA contains:
- the LOC117834736 gene encoding bifunctional bis(5'-adenosyl)-triphosphatase/adenylylsulfatase FHIT encodes MLGGFSVLRSRAVLPLSLATPPRFLRRLPHPRAVSSSSSPPLQPPPGMEASYKFGPYKIDAREVFYATPLSYAMVNLRPLLPGHVLVCPKREVKRFADLSSDETSDLWVTAKEVGVRLEQYHKASSLTFAIQDGPEAGQTVPHVHIHVMPRKKGDFEKNDEIYDAIDVKEKELKEKLDLDIERKDRSMEEMAHEANEYRALFS; translated from the exons ATGCTTGGTGGTTTCTCCGTGCTGCGCTCGCGTGCCGTCCTCCCACTCTCACTCGCTACGCCTCCTCGCTTCCTTCGCCGCCTACCCCACCCGCGCGccgtctcctcctcttcctcccccccGCTTCAGCCGCCGCCGGGGATGGAGGCCTCCTACAAGTTCGGGCCCTACAAGATCGACGCCAGGGAGGTCTTCTATGCCACGCCCCTCTCCTACGCCATGGTCAacctccgccccctcctcccggGT CATGTTCTTGTGTGCCCCAAGCGTGAAGTGAAAAGATTCGCTGATCTCAGTTCTGATGAGACAAGCGACTTATGGGTTACTGCAAAGGAAGTCGGTGTACGTCTTGAGCAGTACCATAAAGCATCTTCACTTACCTTTGCTATTCAG GATGGTCCTGAAGCTGGCCAAACAGTTCCACATGTCCACATTCATGTCATGCCGAGGAAGAAAGGGGATTTTGagaaaaatgatgaaatatATGATGCG ATTGATGTGAAAGAGAAAGAATTGAAGGAGAAGCTTGACCTGGACATTGAGAGGAAAGATAGAAGCATGGAAGAAATGGCTCATGAGGCCAATGAGTACCGTGCTCTTTTCTCCTAG
- the LOC117834735 gene encoding protein LURP-one-related 8: MSNRIHPSDASRGGRARRAAASDRCPAVYTVWKRSSMGFQGTDGFCVYDDAGRLAFRVDNYSRRRKLCAGELLLMDGQGSPLLSLRPQLLSLHDRWNCYTATEEGGVDKKPSASSQQQVFTMSRCSALKISDEAEVHMSAEGTAASSSLSGLGCKHPQAAASGYRIEGSFSRRSCKIRHGSDGKEAARITRKNAGVASRPVATLGDDVFSLVVRPGVDAATIMAIVVVMDRICHKPYTPMVCSSQQSCSVKP, translated from the exons ATGAGCAATAGAATACACCCGTCGGATgccagccgcggcggccgagcTCGTCGGGCGGCGGCATCAGATCGCTGCCCGGCGGTGTACACGGTATGGAAGAGGTCCAGCATGGGGTTCCAGGGCACCGACGGCTTCTGCGTCTACGACGACGCTGGCAGGCTGGCGTTCCGTGTCGACAACTACTCCCGGCGGCGGAAGCtctgcgccggcgagctgctgctcATGGATGGACAGGGCTCTCCGCTCCTCTCCCTCAGGCCACAG CTTCTCAGCCTGCACGATCGCTGGAACTGCTACACAGCAACGGAAGAAGGCGGCGTCGACAAGAAGCCGTCTGCCTCGTCACAGCAGCAAGTGTTCACGATGAGCAGGTGTTCAGCTCTGAAGATCAGCGACGAAGCAGAGGTCCACATGTCAGCAGAAGGCACAGCTGCGTCGTCATCGTTATCTGGCCTTGGCTGCAAGCACCCGCAGGCCGCCGCTTCGGGCTACCGGATAGAGGGCTCCTTCTCCAGGAGGAGCTGCAAGATCCGTCATGGCAGCGACGGCAAGGAGGCGGCGCGGATAACGAGGAAGAACGCCGGCGTGGCGTCCAGGCCAGTGGCGACGCTCGGTGACGACGTGTTCAGCCTCGTCGTCCGGCCGGGTGTCGACGCGGCGACGATCATGGCTATCGTTGTTGTCATGGATAGGATCTGTCACAAACCGTACACGCCCATGGTGTGTTCTTCACAGCAGAGTTGTAGTGTAAAACCGTAG